From the genome of Danio rerio strain Tuebingen ecotype United States chromosome 2, GRCz12tu, whole genome shotgun sequence, one region includes:
- the ralyl gene encoding RNA-binding Raly-like protein isoform X4 yields MTGKTQTSNITNKTDPRSLNSRVFIGNLNTAVVKKTDIELIFAKYGKITGCSVHKGFAFVQYACERNARSAVAGENTRVLAGQTLDINMAGEPRPYRPKVASKRPFSLYSGYEFDYDFYRDDFYTRIFDIHGRLAQTPRAVIPIKHSRLVALSTRRMKYSFQPKMSTCSSYLKTLSTVKSDQLLTIKQELSQIKIKIDSLLGRLEKIERKQLAEAELHKKHEKAYRSLYLETEKNPGTDVDGCHQEAGSWEVTDEGDDGYDERVNNGLD; encoded by the exons ATGACTGGgaaaactcaaaccagcaacataACTAACAAGACAGACCCTCGCTCTTTGAACTCCAGAGTGTTCATTGGAAACCTCAACACTGCCGTGGTCAAGAAAACCGACATCGAGCTCATTTTTGCCAAGTATGGCAAGATCACAGGCTGCTCTGTGCACAAGGGCTTTGCTTTCGTCCAGTATGCCTGCGAGAGAAACGCACGCTCAGCTGTGGCGGGAGAAAACACCAGAGTTCTCGCTGGACAGACACTAG ACATTAACATGGCTGGAGAGCCTCGTCCTTACAGACCAAAAGTGGCATCGAAGCGCCCCTTCTCTTTATACAG TGGCTACGAATTTGATTACGATTTCTACAGGGATGATTTCTATACCAG GATTTTTGACATCCATGGGCGATTAGCACAAACTCCTCGGGCTGTGATACCCATCAAACATTCTCGTTTGGTTGCGCTCTCCACACGCAGGATGAAATACTCCTTTCAGCCAAAGATGTCCACCTGTTCTTCATATCTAAAAACATTGTCAACAG TAAAATCCGATCAGCTCCTGACAATCAAGCAAGAACTGTCTCAGATCAAGATTAAGATCGACTCTTTACTGGGAAGGTTAGAGAAGATTGAGAGGAAGCAGTTAGCAGAAGCAG AATTGCACAAGAAGCATGAGAAGGCCTATCGAAGTCTCTACCTCGAGACAGAAAAAAATCCTGGCACGGATGTGGATGGGTGTCATCAGGAAGCGGGGTCTTGGGAAGTGACTGACGAAGGTGATGACGGATATGATGAGAGGGTTAACAATGGACTG gACTGA
- the ralyl gene encoding RNA-binding Raly-like protein isoform X8 — protein MHNLMDMYRGTVHKGKRQNHRYINMAGEPRPYRPKVASKRPFSLYSGYEFDYDFYRDDFYTRIFDIHGRLAQTPRAVIPIKHSRLVALSTRRMKYSFQPKMSTCSSYLKTLSTVKSDQLLTIKQELSQIKIKIDSLLGRLEKIERKQLAEAELHKKHEKAYRSLYLETEKNPGTDVDGCHQEAGSWEVTDEGDDGYDERVNNGLD, from the exons ATGCACAACCTAATGGACATGTACAGAGGAACTGTGCATAAAGGGAAGCGCCAGAATCACAGAT ACATTAACATGGCTGGAGAGCCTCGTCCTTACAGACCAAAAGTGGCATCGAAGCGCCCCTTCTCTTTATACAG TGGCTACGAATTTGATTACGATTTCTACAGGGATGATTTCTATACCAG GATTTTTGACATCCATGGGCGATTAGCACAAACTCCTCGGGCTGTGATACCCATCAAACATTCTCGTTTGGTTGCGCTCTCCACACGCAGGATGAAATACTCCTTTCAGCCAAAGATGTCCACCTGTTCTTCATATCTAAAAACATTGTCAACAG TAAAATCCGATCAGCTCCTGACAATCAAGCAAGAACTGTCTCAGATCAAGATTAAGATCGACTCTTTACTGGGAAGGTTAGAGAAGATTGAGAGGAAGCAGTTAGCAGAAGCAG AATTGCACAAGAAGCATGAGAAGGCCTATCGAAGTCTCTACCTCGAGACAGAAAAAAATCCTGGCACGGATGTGGATGGGTGTCATCAGGAAGCGGGGTCTTGGGAAGTGACTGACGAAGGTGATGACGGATATGATGAGAGGGTTAACAATGGACTG gACTGA
- the ralyl gene encoding RNA-binding Raly-like protein isoform X1, with translation MTGKTQTSNITNKTDPRSLNSRVFIGNLNTAVVKKTDIELIFAKYGKITGCSVHKGFAFVQYACERNARSAVAGENTRVLAGQTLDINMAGEPRPYRPKVASKRPFSLYSGYEFDYDFYRDDFYTRIFDIHGRLAQTPRAVIPIKHSRLVALSTRRMKYSFQPKMSTCSSYLKTLSTVKSDQLLTIKQELSQIKIKIDSLLGRLEKIERKQLAEAELHKKHEKAYRSLYLETEKNPGTDVDGCHQEAGSWEVTDEGDDGYDERVNNGLIENHISDVDN, from the exons ATGACTGGgaaaactcaaaccagcaacataACTAACAAGACAGACCCTCGCTCTTTGAACTCCAGAGTGTTCATTGGAAACCTCAACACTGCCGTGGTCAAGAAAACCGACATCGAGCTCATTTTTGCCAAGTATGGCAAGATCACAGGCTGCTCTGTGCACAAGGGCTTTGCTTTCGTCCAGTATGCCTGCGAGAGAAACGCACGCTCAGCTGTGGCGGGAGAAAACACCAGAGTTCTCGCTGGACAGACACTAG ACATTAACATGGCTGGAGAGCCTCGTCCTTACAGACCAAAAGTGGCATCGAAGCGCCCCTTCTCTTTATACAG TGGCTACGAATTTGATTACGATTTCTACAGGGATGATTTCTATACCAG GATTTTTGACATCCATGGGCGATTAGCACAAACTCCTCGGGCTGTGATACCCATCAAACATTCTCGTTTGGTTGCGCTCTCCACACGCAGGATGAAATACTCCTTTCAGCCAAAGATGTCCACCTGTTCTTCATATCTAAAAACATTGTCAACAG TAAAATCCGATCAGCTCCTGACAATCAAGCAAGAACTGTCTCAGATCAAGATTAAGATCGACTCTTTACTGGGAAGGTTAGAGAAGATTGAGAGGAAGCAGTTAGCAGAAGCAG AATTGCACAAGAAGCATGAGAAGGCCTATCGAAGTCTCTACCTCGAGACAGAAAAAAATCCTGGCACGGATGTGGATGGGTGTCATCAGGAAGCGGGGTCTTGGGAAGTGACTGACGAAGGTGATGACGGATATGATGAGAGGGTTAACAATGGACTG ATAGAAAACCACATATCTGATGTAGACAACTGA
- the ralyl gene encoding RNA-binding Raly-like protein isoform X5 encodes MHNLMDMYRGTVHKGKRQNHRYINMAGEPRPYRPKVASKRPFSLYSGYEFDYDFYRDDFYTRIFDIHGRLAQTPRAVIPIKHSRLVALSTRRMKYSFQPKMSTCSSYLKTLSTVKSDQLLTIKQELSQIKIKIDSLLGRLEKIERKQLAEAELHKKHEKAYRSLYLETEKNPGTDVDGCHQEAGSWEVTDEGDDGYDERVNNGLIENHISDVDN; translated from the exons ATGCACAACCTAATGGACATGTACAGAGGAACTGTGCATAAAGGGAAGCGCCAGAATCACAGAT ACATTAACATGGCTGGAGAGCCTCGTCCTTACAGACCAAAAGTGGCATCGAAGCGCCCCTTCTCTTTATACAG TGGCTACGAATTTGATTACGATTTCTACAGGGATGATTTCTATACCAG GATTTTTGACATCCATGGGCGATTAGCACAAACTCCTCGGGCTGTGATACCCATCAAACATTCTCGTTTGGTTGCGCTCTCCACACGCAGGATGAAATACTCCTTTCAGCCAAAGATGTCCACCTGTTCTTCATATCTAAAAACATTGTCAACAG TAAAATCCGATCAGCTCCTGACAATCAAGCAAGAACTGTCTCAGATCAAGATTAAGATCGACTCTTTACTGGGAAGGTTAGAGAAGATTGAGAGGAAGCAGTTAGCAGAAGCAG AATTGCACAAGAAGCATGAGAAGGCCTATCGAAGTCTCTACCTCGAGACAGAAAAAAATCCTGGCACGGATGTGGATGGGTGTCATCAGGAAGCGGGGTCTTGGGAAGTGACTGACGAAGGTGATGACGGATATGATGAGAGGGTTAACAATGGACTG ATAGAAAACCACATATCTGATGTAGACAACTGA
- the ralyl gene encoding RNA-binding Raly-like protein isoform X6, producing MHNLMDMYRGTVHKGKRQNHRYINMAGEPRPYRPKVASKRPFSLYSGYEFDYDFYRDDFYTRIFDIHGRLAQTPRAVIPIKHSRLVALSTRRMKYSFQPKMSTCSSYLKTLSTVKSDQLLTIKQELSQIKIKIDSLLGRLEKIERKQLAEAELHKKHEKAYRSLYLETEKNPGTDVDGCHQEAGSWEVTDEGDDGYDERVNNGLKTTYLM from the exons ATGCACAACCTAATGGACATGTACAGAGGAACTGTGCATAAAGGGAAGCGCCAGAATCACAGAT ACATTAACATGGCTGGAGAGCCTCGTCCTTACAGACCAAAAGTGGCATCGAAGCGCCCCTTCTCTTTATACAG TGGCTACGAATTTGATTACGATTTCTACAGGGATGATTTCTATACCAG GATTTTTGACATCCATGGGCGATTAGCACAAACTCCTCGGGCTGTGATACCCATCAAACATTCTCGTTTGGTTGCGCTCTCCACACGCAGGATGAAATACTCCTTTCAGCCAAAGATGTCCACCTGTTCTTCATATCTAAAAACATTGTCAACAG TAAAATCCGATCAGCTCCTGACAATCAAGCAAGAACTGTCTCAGATCAAGATTAAGATCGACTCTTTACTGGGAAGGTTAGAGAAGATTGAGAGGAAGCAGTTAGCAGAAGCAG AATTGCACAAGAAGCATGAGAAGGCCTATCGAAGTCTCTACCTCGAGACAGAAAAAAATCCTGGCACGGATGTGGATGGGTGTCATCAGGAAGCGGGGTCTTGGGAAGTGACTGACGAAGGTGATGACGGATATGATGAGAGGGTTAACAATGGACTG AAAACCACATATCTGATGTAG
- the ralyl gene encoding RNA-binding Raly-like protein isoform X2, translating to MTGKTQTSNITNKTDPRSLNSRVFIGNLNTAVVKKTDIELIFAKYGKITGCSVHKGFAFVQYACERNARSAVAGENTRVLAGQTLDINMAGEPRPYRPKVASKRPFSLYSGYEFDYDFYRDDFYTRIFDIHGRLAQTPRAVIPIKHSRLVALSTRRMKYSFQPKMSTCSSYLKTLSTVKSDQLLTIKQELSQIKIKIDSLLGRLEKIERKQLAEAELHKKHEKAYRSLYLETEKNPGTDVDGCHQEAGSWEVTDEGDDGYDERVNNGLKTTYLM from the exons ATGACTGGgaaaactcaaaccagcaacataACTAACAAGACAGACCCTCGCTCTTTGAACTCCAGAGTGTTCATTGGAAACCTCAACACTGCCGTGGTCAAGAAAACCGACATCGAGCTCATTTTTGCCAAGTATGGCAAGATCACAGGCTGCTCTGTGCACAAGGGCTTTGCTTTCGTCCAGTATGCCTGCGAGAGAAACGCACGCTCAGCTGTGGCGGGAGAAAACACCAGAGTTCTCGCTGGACAGACACTAG ACATTAACATGGCTGGAGAGCCTCGTCCTTACAGACCAAAAGTGGCATCGAAGCGCCCCTTCTCTTTATACAG TGGCTACGAATTTGATTACGATTTCTACAGGGATGATTTCTATACCAG GATTTTTGACATCCATGGGCGATTAGCACAAACTCCTCGGGCTGTGATACCCATCAAACATTCTCGTTTGGTTGCGCTCTCCACACGCAGGATGAAATACTCCTTTCAGCCAAAGATGTCCACCTGTTCTTCATATCTAAAAACATTGTCAACAG TAAAATCCGATCAGCTCCTGACAATCAAGCAAGAACTGTCTCAGATCAAGATTAAGATCGACTCTTTACTGGGAAGGTTAGAGAAGATTGAGAGGAAGCAGTTAGCAGAAGCAG AATTGCACAAGAAGCATGAGAAGGCCTATCGAAGTCTCTACCTCGAGACAGAAAAAAATCCTGGCACGGATGTGGATGGGTGTCATCAGGAAGCGGGGTCTTGGGAAGTGACTGACGAAGGTGATGACGGATATGATGAGAGGGTTAACAATGGACTG AAAACCACATATCTGATGTAG
- the ralyl gene encoding RNA-binding Raly-like protein isoform X7 → MHNLMDMYRGTVHKGKRQNHRYINMAGEPRPYRPKVASKRPFSLYSGYEFDYDFYRDDFYTRIFDIHGRLAQTPRAVIPIKHSRLVALSTRRMKYSFQPKMSTCSSYLKTLSTVKSDQLLTIKQELSQIKIKIDSLLGRLEKIERKQLAEAELHKKHEKAYRSLYLETEKNPGTDVDGCHQEAGSWEVTDEGDDGYDERVNNGLVS, encoded by the exons ATGCACAACCTAATGGACATGTACAGAGGAACTGTGCATAAAGGGAAGCGCCAGAATCACAGAT ACATTAACATGGCTGGAGAGCCTCGTCCTTACAGACCAAAAGTGGCATCGAAGCGCCCCTTCTCTTTATACAG TGGCTACGAATTTGATTACGATTTCTACAGGGATGATTTCTATACCAG GATTTTTGACATCCATGGGCGATTAGCACAAACTCCTCGGGCTGTGATACCCATCAAACATTCTCGTTTGGTTGCGCTCTCCACACGCAGGATGAAATACTCCTTTCAGCCAAAGATGTCCACCTGTTCTTCATATCTAAAAACATTGTCAACAG TAAAATCCGATCAGCTCCTGACAATCAAGCAAGAACTGTCTCAGATCAAGATTAAGATCGACTCTTTACTGGGAAGGTTAGAGAAGATTGAGAGGAAGCAGTTAGCAGAAGCAG AATTGCACAAGAAGCATGAGAAGGCCTATCGAAGTCTCTACCTCGAGACAGAAAAAAATCCTGGCACGGATGTGGATGGGTGTCATCAGGAAGCGGGGTCTTGGGAAGTGACTGACGAAGGTGATGACGGATATGATGAGAGGGTTAACAATGGACTGGTGAGCTGA
- the ralyl gene encoding RNA-binding Raly-like protein isoform X3, producing the protein MTGKTQTSNITNKTDPRSLNSRVFIGNLNTAVVKKTDIELIFAKYGKITGCSVHKGFAFVQYACERNARSAVAGENTRVLAGQTLDINMAGEPRPYRPKVASKRPFSLYSGYEFDYDFYRDDFYTRIFDIHGRLAQTPRAVIPIKHSRLVALSTRRMKYSFQPKMSTCSSYLKTLSTVKSDQLLTIKQELSQIKIKIDSLLGRLEKIERKQLAEAELHKKHEKAYRSLYLETEKNPGTDVDGCHQEAGSWEVTDEGDDGYDERVNNGLVS; encoded by the exons ATGACTGGgaaaactcaaaccagcaacataACTAACAAGACAGACCCTCGCTCTTTGAACTCCAGAGTGTTCATTGGAAACCTCAACACTGCCGTGGTCAAGAAAACCGACATCGAGCTCATTTTTGCCAAGTATGGCAAGATCACAGGCTGCTCTGTGCACAAGGGCTTTGCTTTCGTCCAGTATGCCTGCGAGAGAAACGCACGCTCAGCTGTGGCGGGAGAAAACACCAGAGTTCTCGCTGGACAGACACTAG ACATTAACATGGCTGGAGAGCCTCGTCCTTACAGACCAAAAGTGGCATCGAAGCGCCCCTTCTCTTTATACAG TGGCTACGAATTTGATTACGATTTCTACAGGGATGATTTCTATACCAG GATTTTTGACATCCATGGGCGATTAGCACAAACTCCTCGGGCTGTGATACCCATCAAACATTCTCGTTTGGTTGCGCTCTCCACACGCAGGATGAAATACTCCTTTCAGCCAAAGATGTCCACCTGTTCTTCATATCTAAAAACATTGTCAACAG TAAAATCCGATCAGCTCCTGACAATCAAGCAAGAACTGTCTCAGATCAAGATTAAGATCGACTCTTTACTGGGAAGGTTAGAGAAGATTGAGAGGAAGCAGTTAGCAGAAGCAG AATTGCACAAGAAGCATGAGAAGGCCTATCGAAGTCTCTACCTCGAGACAGAAAAAAATCCTGGCACGGATGTGGATGGGTGTCATCAGGAAGCGGGGTCTTGGGAAGTGACTGACGAAGGTGATGACGGATATGATGAGAGGGTTAACAATGGACTGGTGAGCTGA